The proteins below are encoded in one region of Metabacillus dongyingensis:
- a CDS encoding YfmQ family protein has product MTWAVLISLILMSALKIVITCIPTFGVEWLLSKFEIHSKLSDSNSTLTINGNLLEGEEKIQVINYFNEATFFKKYYIYPGSEKLFLHPDNSGTPIVIDTKRGKKDVRLFVYSYKDHVYVVKQYKKKIAAYSLLSDSLQKRSNSLTEEIV; this is encoded by the coding sequence ATGACTTGGGCAGTTTTGATTTCATTAATTCTAATGAGTGCTCTTAAAATAGTAATAACCTGTATTCCAACGTTTGGTGTTGAATGGCTTCTCAGCAAATTTGAGATTCATTCAAAACTTAGTGACTCAAATTCCACACTAACTATTAATGGGAATTTATTGGAAGGTGAAGAAAAAATTCAAGTTATTAATTATTTTAACGAAGCTACATTTTTTAAAAAATATTATATCTATCCAGGGAGCGAGAAATTATTTTTACATCCAGATAACAGCGGGACTCCAATAGTTATTGATACTAAAAGAGGAAAAAAGGATGTTAGGTTATTTGTATACAGTTACAAAGATCACGTTTATGTAGTAAAACAGTACAAAAAGAAAATAGCCGCCTACAGTCTGCTTTCTGATAGCCTCCAAAAACGTTCGAATTCATTAACAGAGGAAATCGTTTAA
- a CDS encoding DUF421 domain-containing protein yields MEFLHTGVDLIVGFFGLFFLTRILGKTQITQITTFDFISALVLGELVGNAVFDADTGILKILFAISVWGSLIYLLEIITQKWKNTRAFLEGRPTIIIHQGRIIRESLKASKLDLNQLQHLVRARGAFSLSEVAFAVLETDGTVNILKKPEFEMPTRNDFSMSQEKAILPFSMILDGEVLLDNVQEAGFSEEWLQEELKKQNIKTYKEVLYAEWLEGEGLYLQKMN; encoded by the coding sequence ATGGAGTTTTTACATACAGGTGTTGATTTAATCGTTGGTTTTTTCGGATTATTTTTTTTAACAAGAATTTTAGGTAAAACCCAAATTACCCAAATTACTACATTTGACTTCATTTCTGCTCTAGTACTTGGGGAGCTTGTAGGAAATGCCGTATTTGACGCCGATACCGGCATACTTAAAATACTCTTCGCCATTTCTGTATGGGGATCTCTTATTTATCTCCTTGAAATTATTACGCAAAAATGGAAAAACACGAGAGCCTTTTTAGAAGGAAGACCCACTATTATTATTCATCAGGGCAGAATTATTCGTGAGAGTTTAAAAGCAAGCAAGCTTGATCTCAATCAGCTTCAGCATCTGGTAAGAGCAAGAGGCGCATTTTCATTGAGTGAAGTAGCTTTTGCTGTTCTGGAAACAGATGGGACCGTAAACATCTTAAAAAAACCCGAATTTGAAATGCCGACGCGAAATGATTTTAGCATGTCGCAAGAAAAGGCTATTTTGCCTTTTTCAATGATTCTTGATGGTGAAGTCCTGCTTGATAATGTACAGGAAGCAGGATTTTCAGAAGAATGGCTGCAGGAAGAGCTCAAGAAGCAAAATATAAAGACCTACAAAGAGGTCTTATACGCTGAATGGCTTGAAGGAGAAGGGCTTTACCTTCAAAAAATGAATTAA
- a CDS encoding alpha/beta hydrolase, producing the protein MTAKAGIVKETLLYSKELEEEVTLLIYLPKNYSPLYKYSLIIAQDGQDYFRLGRISRQTEELLSEKEIENVIIVGIPYRDVHDRRDKYHPEGPKQKAYIRFLAHEVVPFLDKEFPTYQMGAGRALIGDSLAGTVSFMTALTYPNTFGKVIMQSPYSDETVLQMVEDFSSPALLSVYHQIGTKETEVKTTDGAVQDFLAPNRKLHAAIDAKGIPSVYEEFEGDHKWTFWQPSLKKILKTMF; encoded by the coding sequence ATGACAGCAAAAGCAGGAATTGTAAAAGAGACGCTGCTTTATTCAAAAGAATTAGAAGAAGAAGTAACGCTCCTGATTTATCTGCCGAAGAATTATTCGCCGCTTTATAAGTATAGCCTGATCATTGCACAGGACGGTCAGGATTACTTCAGACTCGGGCGCATCTCAAGGCAGACAGAAGAGCTGTTAAGTGAGAAAGAAATTGAAAATGTGATCATTGTCGGCATACCGTATCGTGACGTGCATGACCGCCGTGATAAATATCATCCTGAAGGGCCGAAGCAAAAAGCTTATATTCGCTTTTTGGCTCATGAAGTTGTTCCTTTTCTGGATAAGGAGTTTCCAACCTATCAAATGGGTGCCGGGCGGGCTCTAATCGGAGATTCTCTGGCTGGAACGGTATCCTTTATGACTGCTCTTACTTATCCGAATACGTTTGGTAAAGTAATCATGCAATCACCTTATTCAGATGAAACGGTTCTGCAAATGGTAGAGGACTTTTCTTCTCCTGCCTTATTATCGGTCTATCATCAAATTGGCACGAAAGAAACAGAAGTCAAAACGACTGACGGCGCAGTTCAGGACTTCCTTGCCCCAAACAGGAAACTGCACGCGGCCATTGACGCTAAAGGAATTCCATCCGTCTATGAAGAATTTGAAGGCGACCACAAATGGACTTTCTGGCAGCCGTCTTTGAAAAAGATTTTAAAAACAATGTTCTAA
- a CDS encoding MBL fold metallo-hydrolase — MKCIKLTEKCFYFQGAVNIGYIMSSNYGMLIDAGLDPQTAKKVCRQLTAQGFPLSHLFITHAHADHYGGAAYIQENHPVHTYASKEEAAILTNPILEPLYLFQGNKPLPELRNKFLEGAPIIIDEVVTEGKHQFGDVLFECMAFPGHSLMQFGVIADGILFAADAYFGAEQIKKHKIPYIIDAEDTLKSLEKLLTIECLGAVPGHGNYEEAFQETVKLNIEYHHYVLSVLLDILSSSPHTHEQVIQKMCRHFGVNPSSLSSWLLFRTAIMAYATMLIKDQKAEMVIEDAILYLKS; from the coding sequence ATGAAATGCATCAAACTAACGGAAAAATGCTTTTATTTTCAAGGTGCCGTTAATATCGGCTATATCATGAGCAGCAATTATGGCATGCTTATTGACGCAGGACTGGATCCTCAAACAGCAAAAAAAGTCTGCAGGCAATTAACAGCCCAAGGCTTTCCATTAAGCCATTTATTTATCACGCATGCTCACGCCGACCATTACGGCGGCGCTGCATATATTCAGGAAAATCATCCAGTTCATACATACGCTTCAAAAGAAGAGGCAGCCATATTAACCAATCCGATATTAGAACCGCTTTATTTATTTCAAGGCAACAAGCCCCTCCCTGAGCTGCGGAACAAATTTCTGGAAGGGGCACCTATTATCATTGATGAAGTGGTAACGGAAGGAAAACACCAATTTGGCGATGTATTATTTGAATGCATGGCATTCCCCGGTCACAGTCTTATGCAGTTTGGCGTGATAGCGGACGGCATATTATTTGCTGCGGACGCCTATTTTGGTGCAGAACAGATAAAAAAACATAAGATTCCTTACATCATAGACGCCGAAGATACACTTAAATCCTTAGAAAAACTTTTAACCATCGAATGTCTCGGAGCGGTGCCGGGTCATGGGAATTATGAGGAAGCGTTTCAAGAAACGGTCAAGCTAAATATAGAGTATCATCATTACGTTCTCTCCGTCCTTTTGGACATTCTCTCAAGCAGTCCTCATACTCATGAACAAGTCATCCAAAAAATGTGCCGTCATTTTGGCGTTAATCCATCATCCCTTTCATCATGGCTGCTGTTTAGAACGGCAATCATGGCATACGCGACGATGCTGATAAAAGATCAAAAAGCCGAAATGGTGATTGAGGATGCCATCCTTTATTTAAAAAGTTAA
- a CDS encoding DUF1360 domain-containing protein produces the protein MIGWIDFILLFLASFRLTRLLVYDKITAFIRRPFHKEAEEVLPDGSKFSYIEIKGEGLQRWIGELLSCYWCTGIWTSAFLYIIFINMQDLASPLILILAIAGCAAILESIIEKLIF, from the coding sequence ATGATTGGATGGATCGACTTTATCTTACTGTTTTTAGCGAGCTTCAGGCTTACCAGATTGCTTGTTTATGATAAAATAACAGCTTTTATCAGAAGGCCCTTTCATAAGGAAGCAGAAGAAGTTTTACCGGATGGAAGCAAATTTTCCTATATTGAAATAAAGGGAGAGGGGCTGCAGAGGTGGATCGGCGAATTGCTCAGCTGTTACTGGTGCACGGGTATTTGGACTTCTGCCTTTCTGTATATTATTTTCATTAACATGCAGGACCTCGCCTCTCCGCTAATACTCATACTGGCGATCGCAGGCTGTGCAGCGATTCTTGAATCTATCATTGAAAAATTAATCTTCTAA
- a CDS encoding YjcZ family sporulation protein produces the protein MGYGYYGGCGYGGGYQGGGYYGSTFVLIVVLFILLIIVGTSFFHC, from the coding sequence ATGGGTTACGGATACTATGGCGGATGTGGCTACGGCGGAGGTTACCAAGGCGGAGGATACTACGGTTCAACATTCGTTTTAATCGTAGTGTTGTTCATCTTATTGATCATCGTAGGTACTTCTTTCTTCCACTGCTAA
- the metC gene encoding cystathionine beta-lyase has translation MSNDDWKFETKLLHNRQKVQKETGAVSVPINHSSTFHQFDFDDYGKFDYSRSGNPTREALEETIAELEGGTKGFAFASGMAAISTCFLLLSKGDHVLITEDVYGGTYRIITDVLSRFGIEYSFVDMTDLHEVASHIKPNTKVIYVETPSNPLLKITDIQGITKLAKANNCLTFLDNTFLTPVLQRPLELGVDIVLHSATKFLAGHSDVLAGLAVVKDEELAAQVGKLQNAFGAVLGVQDSWLVLRGMKTLNVRLQQSSASARKLAEYLSKHKAVRNVYYPGLTFHPGHSIQRYQADGPGAVLSFTLADEDAVRTLVKNVELPVFAVSLGAVESILSYPARMSHAAMPKEERERRGISDGLLRISVGLEDADDLIKDFGKALAKLPAHAINKLRA, from the coding sequence TTGAGCAACGATGATTGGAAATTCGAGACGAAGCTGCTCCACAATCGTCAAAAGGTGCAAAAGGAAACAGGAGCGGTAAGCGTGCCGATCAATCATTCCTCTACTTTTCACCAATTTGACTTTGATGACTATGGAAAATTTGATTACAGCAGATCGGGGAACCCGACACGCGAGGCATTAGAAGAAACAATTGCCGAACTAGAAGGCGGTACCAAAGGATTTGCCTTTGCTTCTGGAATGGCGGCCATTTCAACCTGTTTCTTGCTCCTTTCTAAAGGAGACCACGTTCTAATTACTGAAGATGTATACGGCGGAACATACAGGATCATCACAGATGTATTGAGCAGATTCGGCATTGAATACAGCTTTGTCGACATGACCGATTTGCATGAAGTGGCGTCACACATCAAGCCGAATACAAAAGTTATCTATGTTGAGACACCGTCAAATCCGCTTTTGAAAATTACCGACATCCAGGGCATTACGAAACTTGCAAAAGCAAATAACTGTTTAACATTTTTAGACAATACGTTTTTAACACCAGTCCTTCAGCGTCCACTCGAGCTAGGAGTCGATATCGTGCTTCACAGCGCAACCAAGTTTTTGGCTGGACACAGTGATGTACTTGCAGGACTCGCGGTTGTAAAAGACGAAGAGCTTGCTGCACAGGTAGGGAAACTGCAAAATGCATTCGGTGCGGTACTCGGCGTGCAGGACAGCTGGCTTGTGCTCCGCGGAATGAAAACACTGAACGTCAGACTACAGCAATCATCAGCATCTGCGAGGAAGCTGGCAGAGTACTTGTCTAAGCATAAAGCTGTCCGAAACGTTTATTATCCAGGATTAACGTTCCATCCTGGCCACTCGATTCAGCGTTACCAGGCGGACGGACCAGGTGCCGTGCTATCATTCACATTAGCCGATGAAGACGCTGTCCGCACCCTTGTTAAAAATGTGGAGCTCCCTGTATTTGCTGTAAGCCTCGGCGCAGTAGAATCTATTCTTTCCTATCCGGCCAGAATGTCTCACGCTGCCATGCCAAAAGAAGAGCGGGAGCGCCGCGGGATCTCGGATGGTTTATTGCGCATCAGCGTAGGCCTTGAGGATGCAGACGACTTGATCAAAGATTTTGGGAAGGCCTTGGCGAAGCTGCCTGCACATGCTATTAATAAATTGAGAGCTTGA
- a CDS encoding YjcG family protein: MKYGIAIFPSKKLQDSVNSYRKRYDPNYALIPPHLTLKQPFEATEEQLRDISRELRQIAQRMQPLSLSIRKFSSFSPVNNVIYLKVEPTEEILNLYDALHGEYFSHIEPEYAFVPHITIGQNLSDDEHSDVLGRLKMTDFQHEETVDRFHLLYQLENGSWTVYETFLLGKEGL, from the coding sequence ATGAAGTACGGTATTGCCATTTTTCCATCAAAAAAACTGCAGGATTCAGTCAACTCTTACCGAAAGCGCTATGATCCCAATTACGCTTTGATTCCGCCTCACTTGACGCTTAAACAGCCATTTGAAGCGACAGAAGAGCAGCTAAGGGACATTTCAAGAGAACTGCGTCAGATTGCACAAAGAATGCAGCCGCTCTCACTTTCTATCAGAAAATTCAGTTCCTTTTCACCAGTAAACAACGTCATTTATCTTAAAGTTGAACCGACAGAAGAAATCCTGAATCTGTATGATGCTCTTCATGGAGAATATTTCTCACATATTGAGCCTGAATATGCCTTTGTTCCTCATATTACGATTGGTCAAAATCTGTCTGATGATGAGCATTCAGATGTGCTTGGCCGCCTGAAAATGACAGATTTTCAGCATGAAGAAACTGTTGACCGCTTCCATCTCCTCTATCAGCTGGAAAATGGATCATGGACGGTTTATGAGACATTTCTTCTTGGAAAGGAAGGTCTGTAA
- a CDS encoding DMT family transporter — MRKSIHVTAGIYAAVSISFWGISFVSTKAVLVQLEPFTLLVLRFGIASLFLFLLLFLFRQPLKIKMDYLPEVFILAVLGIFVHQVIQAAALKSIQASEAGWIISFSPIFTAVLASLFLKETFTLFKAAGMSIAVLGVLLITSYGQGGSLTFHANMGYALMILSTLNWAVYSILIKKLKIPYPALTITFYTSLIGFLMTIPFFMRNNGWVQLTVLTQENWTHLLFLGIFVSAVAYWFWGKALEVMEAAKVSSFLYFEPLATVIAAVILLNEPFLLMSGAGGLLIIAGVMIVNRKYS; from the coding sequence ATGAGGAAATCAATTCATGTTACAGCAGGTATCTATGCAGCTGTCTCAATTTCGTTCTGGGGAATTTCCTTTGTATCAACAAAAGCTGTTTTAGTTCAGCTGGAACCTTTTACATTGCTTGTTTTGCGTTTTGGTATTGCATCTCTCTTTTTATTCCTCCTTCTTTTCCTTTTTCGTCAGCCTTTAAAAATAAAAATGGATTATCTCCCTGAGGTTTTTATACTTGCCGTACTCGGAATCTTTGTCCATCAAGTCATACAGGCTGCGGCATTGAAGTCCATTCAGGCATCGGAAGCAGGATGGATCATCTCTTTTTCCCCGATATTCACAGCAGTTCTGGCATCTCTATTTTTAAAAGAAACGTTTACGCTTTTTAAAGCTGCAGGCATGTCAATTGCTGTACTTGGCGTTCTCTTGATTACATCTTATGGACAAGGCGGGTCATTAACCTTTCATGCTAATATGGGATATGCACTGATGATCTTAAGTACATTAAATTGGGCGGTTTATTCCATTCTTATAAAAAAATTAAAAATCCCTTATCCTGCATTAACCATTACTTTTTATACAAGCCTTATTGGTTTTTTGATGACAATTCCATTCTTTATGAGAAATAACGGCTGGGTTCAGCTGACTGTGCTGACACAGGAAAACTGGACTCATTTGCTGTTTCTCGGAATCTTTGTCTCGGCAGTCGCATACTGGTTTTGGGGAAAAGCCCTGGAGGTCATGGAGGCGGCTAAAGTGTCATCCTTTCTTTACTTTGAACCGCTTGCAACTGTTATTGCGGCAGTCATCTTGCTGAATGAACCTTTTTTATTAATGAGCGGGGCAGGCGGTTTGTTGATTATTGCAGGTGTGATGATTGTGAATCGTAAATATTCATAA
- a CDS encoding GNAT family N-acetyltransferase: MIARIVKSDEELQDAYDVRTKVFVEEQHVPEEEEIDQFEREASHVVLYDGDKPVGAGRFRILNGIGKIERICVLPDYRSKGAGKIIMEKLEEIAASKEMQTLKLNAQTHAEPFYEKLGYNTISKETFLDAGIPHVTMVKEIKA, encoded by the coding sequence GTGATCGCAAGAATTGTGAAGTCAGATGAAGAATTGCAGGACGCCTATGATGTCCGAACAAAAGTATTTGTAGAAGAACAGCATGTGCCTGAGGAAGAAGAAATCGATCAGTTTGAAAGAGAAGCTTCTCACGTTGTTTTATATGACGGAGACAAACCAGTTGGTGCAGGACGTTTTCGCATCCTGAACGGCATCGGCAAAATTGAACGAATTTGCGTGCTTCCTGATTACCGTTCTAAAGGCGCAGGCAAAATCATCATGGAAAAACTTGAAGAGATCGCTGCTTCAAAAGAAATGCAGACCCTAAAGCTGAATGCACAAACACATGCAGAGCCTTTCTATGAGAAGCTTGGCTATAACACCATTTCAAAAGAAACATTTTTAGATGCAGGCATTCCGCATGTTACGATGGTAAAAGAAATAAAAGCTTAA
- a CDS encoding methionine biosynthesis PLP-dependent protein has product MSERIETILAQIGNRSENVTGTVNPPVYFSTAYRHNGIGESTGFDYIRTGNPTRAILEKAIAELEHGDQGYAFSSGMAAIQTLMALFKSGDELIVSSDLYGGTYRLFEREWRKYGLVFHYADFNDENCTQQLINERTKAIFLETPTNPLMQETEVSKIAKIARENHLLLIVDNTFYTPILQTPILDGADIVIHSATKYLGGHNDVLAGLVVAKGTELCEELAQHHNAIGGVLSPFDSWLLIRGMKTLALRMNQHEKNAGKLAVFLENQTEVTEVLYPGKGGMLSFRLQKEEWVNPFLKALKTITFAESLGGVESFITYPATQTHMDIPEEIRVANGVCNKLLRFSVGIEYAGDLEKDLTEAFELMKEAEKVEQR; this is encoded by the coding sequence ATGTCAGAACGCATTGAAACAATCTTGGCGCAAATTGGAAATCGAAGTGAAAACGTAACGGGAACAGTGAATCCGCCCGTCTATTTTTCTACAGCATACAGGCACAATGGAATTGGGGAATCAACTGGATTTGATTACATCCGCACTGGAAATCCTACTCGGGCGATACTTGAAAAAGCCATTGCAGAGCTTGAGCATGGAGATCAGGGATATGCCTTCAGTTCAGGAATGGCAGCGATTCAGACATTGATGGCATTGTTTAAAAGCGGAGACGAGCTCATTGTATCCTCAGATTTGTACGGGGGAACCTACCGTTTATTCGAACGGGAATGGAGAAAATACGGACTTGTTTTTCATTACGCTGATTTTAACGACGAAAACTGTACGCAGCAGCTGATCAATGAACGCACAAAGGCCATTTTTCTGGAAACTCCGACTAATCCTTTGATGCAGGAAACAGAGGTCAGCAAGATTGCTAAAATAGCCCGTGAAAACCATCTGCTGCTGATTGTCGACAACACCTTCTACACGCCGATCCTGCAAACGCCGATTTTAGATGGAGCGGACATTGTCATACATAGTGCCACCAAATATTTGGGCGGACACAATGATGTGCTTGCCGGTTTGGTTGTTGCTAAGGGAACAGAGCTTTGTGAAGAGCTTGCACAGCATCACAACGCGATCGGGGGGGTGCTTTCTCCTTTTGATTCATGGCTCTTGATCCGCGGCATGAAAACCCTGGCCCTGCGGATGAACCAGCATGAAAAAAATGCCGGAAAGCTTGCAGTATTTCTTGAAAATCAAACAGAAGTGACAGAGGTGCTTTATCCTGGCAAAGGCGGAATGCTTTCATTCAGGCTGCAGAAGGAAGAATGGGTGAATCCATTTTTGAAAGCCTTAAAGACGATCACATTTGCAGAAAGCCTGGGCGGAGTGGAAAGCTTTATCACATATCCAGCGACTCAGACTCATATGGATATTCCTGAAGAGATTCGCGTTGCAAATGGCGTGTGCAACAAGCTATTGCGCTTTTCTGTCGGAATTGAATACGCAGGAGATTTGGAAAAGGATTTAACAGAAGCATTTGAACTGATGAAGGAGGCGGAGAAAGTTGAGCAACGATGA
- a CDS encoding ATP-dependent helicase, with product MICGKFKDEFIQLPYLARERFQQVYEASLHGKVTCACCNQPLKLYLGIKQKPYFYHADHAIHEQCEQYSETIQQAAASKEIVYKETNGFRMPAQRAIGGDQPKKETAWKPYQLAKLGQTPLRAKEKTAAKSILEVKLDDTQLEAVTTIDGPLLVLAGAGSGKTRVLTTRALYMMEEQQINPASIMLVTFTSKAAQEMKHRLNEYAASPSSGRLVCGTFHSIFYKILMHSDPERWNGQHLIKWDWQKEQYIKSAGRELGLNEKEFPYDQALQQISFWKNTFLSNRGIKPETEWEEQALFLYEKYEEMKSAQNQFDFDDMLIKCYELLAENPDLLAQYQNRFRYFLVDEFQDINPVQYELLKMLSSHTNQLCVVGDDDQSIYAFRGSDPSFILNFKSDFPDAKIVTLAENYRSSHEIVSSANSVISKNKQRHQKAMNAQYQNEAPPLFFFPHDEEEEATLVVNDMKEKLENGAKPGEFAVLYRTHTAGRAIFERLAQSSIPFTIEQEGLSFYERRMVKGLLAYLRLGMNPDDSAAIVHVMSALFIKQSALNDLKAFSITHDCTFVEALTKLDSLQPFQKAKIKRIVPMFAKLKALKPTAAIDMIEKDMGFSDFLKKRGNEGNAIEKGSDDLKDLRVLANKFDTIAELLAHVEHMTAKSKEWKQKREPHAVQLMTVHRAKGLEYEHVYILGAVDGGLPHDFALDSFRKGDEKPIEEERRLMYVAMTRAKSSLSVSVPQYRRGRKAIPSRFIRGLMV from the coding sequence TTGATTTGCGGAAAATTTAAAGATGAATTTATACAGCTCCCTTACTTGGCCAGAGAACGTTTTCAGCAGGTCTATGAAGCAAGCCTTCATGGAAAAGTAACATGCGCATGCTGTAATCAGCCATTAAAGCTATACTTAGGCATCAAACAAAAACCTTATTTTTATCATGCTGATCATGCGATACATGAACAATGTGAACAATACAGCGAAACGATTCAGCAGGCTGCTGCCTCAAAAGAGATCGTTTATAAAGAAACAAACGGTTTCCGTATGCCTGCCCAAAGAGCCATAGGCGGGGATCAGCCTAAAAAAGAAACTGCCTGGAAGCCTTACCAGCTTGCAAAACTCGGACAAACACCCTTGCGTGCAAAAGAAAAAACGGCTGCAAAAAGCATTCTGGAAGTAAAGCTTGATGATACACAGCTTGAAGCTGTTACTACTATTGACGGTCCGCTTCTTGTTCTCGCTGGCGCCGGGAGCGGCAAAACCCGTGTTTTAACCACACGCGCTCTTTACATGATGGAGGAACAGCAAATAAACCCAGCCTCCATTATGCTTGTCACCTTCACTTCAAAGGCCGCACAGGAAATGAAACACCGTTTAAATGAATATGCCGCATCGCCTTCATCAGGAAGGCTGGTTTGCGGTACCTTCCACAGCATTTTTTACAAAATATTGATGCACAGTGATCCCGAAAGATGGAATGGTCAGCACTTAATTAAATGGGACTGGCAGAAAGAGCAGTACATAAAATCCGCCGGACGCGAGCTTGGTCTAAATGAAAAAGAGTTTCCATACGATCAGGCTCTGCAGCAGATTAGCTTTTGGAAAAATACGTTTCTCTCTAACCGCGGCATTAAGCCTGAAACAGAATGGGAAGAACAGGCCTTATTTCTATACGAAAAATATGAAGAAATGAAGAGCGCTCAGAACCAGTTCGATTTTGATGATATGCTGATCAAATGCTACGAGCTTTTAGCAGAAAATCCTGATCTGCTTGCCCAATATCAAAACCGATTCCGTTATTTTCTCGTGGATGAGTTCCAGGACATTAATCCCGTTCAGTACGAGCTGCTAAAAATGCTGTCATCTCACACAAATCAGCTTTGTGTTGTCGGCGATGATGATCAATCTATTTATGCATTCAGGGGCAGCGATCCTTCTTTTATTCTGAATTTCAAAAGTGATTTTCCTGACGCGAAAATTGTGACACTTGCAGAAAATTACCGGTCAAGCCATGAAATCGTTTCAAGCGCCAATTCTGTTATTTCTAAAAATAAACAGCGCCACCAAAAAGCCATGAACGCACAATATCAAAATGAGGCACCTCCGCTCTTCTTTTTTCCTCATGATGAAGAAGAGGAAGCGACGCTAGTTGTGAATGACATGAAGGAAAAGCTTGAAAACGGAGCAAAACCGGGTGAGTTTGCCGTCCTGTACCGGACCCATACGGCAGGCCGCGCCATTTTCGAGCGGCTCGCTCAATCGAGCATTCCTTTTACGATTGAACAGGAAGGCCTTTCTTTTTACGAAAGGAGAATGGTTAAGGGGCTGCTTGCTTACTTAAGGCTTGGGATGAACCCTGATGATTCTGCAGCCATCGTCCATGTGATGAGCGCCCTGTTCATAAAACAGAGTGCCCTGAACGACTTAAAGGCTTTTTCCATCACACACGATTGCACATTTGTTGAAGCGCTGACCAAACTAGATTCCCTTCAGCCTTTTCAAAAGGCAAAAATCAAGCGGATTGTCCCTATGTTTGCAAAATTGAAAGCATTAAAGCCGACAGCTGCCATTGATATGATTGAAAAAGATATGGGGTTCTCTGACTTTTTGAAAAAAAGAGGCAATGAAGGGAATGCCATTGAAAAAGGCTCGGACGATCTGAAAGATTTAAGAGTGCTTGCCAATAAATTCGATACGATCGCAGAACTTCTTGCGCATGTCGAGCATATGACAGCCAAATCGAAAGAATGGAAACAAAAGCGGGAACCCCATGCCGTTCAGTTGATGACGGTGCACCGGGCGAAGGGCTTAGAGTATGAACATGTCTATATTTTAGGTGCTGTAGACGGAGGCCTTCCGCATGATTTCGCCCTGGACTCCTTCCGAAAAGGCGATGAAAAGCCAATTGAAGAAGAACGCCGCTTAATGTATGTCGCCATGACACGTGCTAAATCTTCTCTGTCTGTTTCTGTACCTCAATACAGACGGGGACGGAAAGCGATTCCGTCACGCTTTATCAGAGGATTGATGGTTTAG
- a CDS encoding stage VI sporulation protein F: protein MDNHFFKNLEKKTGVNMKEVLDLANSLQNANFQDEQTVRSVIRRVSQIANKPVNKEMEDKIVNSIVNGKEKLDFGTISKMINKK, encoded by the coding sequence ATGGATAATCACTTCTTTAAAAATCTTGAAAAGAAAACAGGCGTCAATATGAAGGAAGTATTGGATCTTGCAAACTCCCTTCAAAATGCCAATTTCCAAGATGAACAAACCGTCCGCAGCGTCATTCGCCGCGTCTCTCAAATTGCTAATAAACCAGTTAATAAAGAAATGGAAGACAAAATCGTAAACAGCATTGTGAATGGAAAAGAGAAGCTGGACTTTGGAACAATTTCTAAGATGATTAATAAGAAATAA